tcactcaACGTGACGTTAGTCTTGATCAGATCCCCGGCAGATCGCCCCAaccggcgcagaactgaatatggcataatgttgaccgccgctcccgtatccactaGCATTTTATTAatgggctgaccattgatataccctttgagatataatgccttcaagtgcttgtaattcttggcttgcggcttctcgaatatcaccggccgtggtcccagatcaagctgggctatggatggctcctcgtaggcctgagcatggaattctgcaggaagtacaaaaaccatgtgtgtatcagccgataccttttTATCGGCTTTCGTCGGCTTGGGACGCCATTCTTTCCTCGACACGTGCGGCTTCTTTTCCTGCTCAtgatgaacttgttctgccagatccggtcgcgctttcCTCAACGTCTCGACgtacttggcctcggcttcttccaagctccgtagcctctgaacccgaCGCTTTTGTGAACGATTTAGCCCATCCGGGCACCAgcgtgggcgatgatacctatcctcctctcCATCTTCTCttcgtggtgaccgaacccgctCCTGTtgagttggcgcaggtcctaatcgcccgaaaaccgattcccttgcctctgtcttcataTGTGCACACTCTGGGCAGTCCTtaacagtaggcaatcggctcataccggaatcccaacaatacctgaagaatGGACAGTACCAATGGTCACGAGCATCCTCgtgcttcttcaaacgcttcccggtgcgatgctcatattcttcgtcttcagattcccgccggaggcgctgctggtactgatactcgtatttcctgagaagatcagaagaagttggacgttgattccttacgtaccttaccCGCTCTTCTGAGACATAttcctttttctctttttggggccgattgctagaACCAGCCTTCATATTTTTGGCTCGATGTCGCGATGCtatccctgccatgttgatgccgagcgcgaagtccaactgccgccttgcagaccggtcattttgttctaccatatttacaccaggaaaaggctgagtgtctaccttcatggcggtcttccccaagaccaatcggccctgttcaatagccgattgtatttgccgacggagttccttgcagtcgttcgtgccgtgggtaaaggaatcatgccatttacaatatgttcTTCCTTTTAGCTCCTGTGCCGTGGGAAGCTTATGCCCTtccggaaacttcaactgtttttctttcagtaacaagtcgaaaatttgttcgaccttactcacatcaaagtcaaacccttttgcCGGACCAGTTTGTTTCAGCCACTTACAAGGgacgggatttgcaccacgagcccactcagcaaccgatacctcTAGTTCCTcctcggagtcatcggcttcttccatGTCAGCTGCCGCCACCTGACGTTTAAACCTGTCTTGGTATAactcaggatgacgctgctcataagtcgatagtttctggaccagatgtgccaaagaggtgaattccagttgaaaagccagatccctgatcggctttaacAATCCCACTGATGCTAGTTCGAtagcttctttttctgagatccttgtcgaataacacctattcttcatctccctgaagcgtcggatgaattctgccacggtttccccacgcttctgccAAAGTtgtgccagatcggcaattcctgcctcCGCGGCTTCtgtgtgatactgaatatgaaattgttcttccagctgcttccaggtacggatggaGTCGGGACCCAACGAggtataccatccaaaagccggtcccgtaagcgattgcgagaagaaccttactcgcagcggatctgatacagaaatcatgcccaattgtgctaagtatcggctcacatgctcgatagagctagatccctctgccccactgaatttagtgaactcggggagccgatacttgggtggtaatggGATTAAGTCATAGTttcctggatacggcttagtgtagccgatcgctctcctttttggtaatatgccgaactgatcccttaAAATATTGCTGATCTGCTCCGCTGTCtgtaacccaggggccgagtgcgtactgtcatgactcggcccggtagcataagttgctagccacgcttgtttttccgcgtcggctccagaaacccctccaactaTCCTCTGTTCAGGATGTACCGGATTattactgtccggtatatacatacacacataaccatgtgggatctccttaggcggctcgctgaaaaactggtgatccgTGGGGTCACCACCCTCTTTataaactacataagctggagcaccatgtgattctgcagctgcaagtgtgTACGGTAgtggtggtctggtttggaacggcagttctcctctatgacttcccaaggcaggtccagttggggaatgttgatgcttcataatctcctggaccacacgcagagccacacgctcaaaagcattaaccaaactttccgagtgtcggtgcaatgaatgagccaccgcataattcacttcctgtcgcagcgctctagtacgatcttcagacgGAGTAGATAAATCCaccccatcaagagcaccttcgggtgaaaatcccttccacctgacaccatggctgcgagtcctttcgaaagagccgatgagatcggcttcaaactgagtcttgatttcatcatacttctgcttatgttcagcagagagttcctcgtaagtgatcggatcgtcCCTTGACATCCTGCCGACCACTGCTGATAGAGCCGACGAGGAtgacggagtcgatgaagattgtgcaaacgccgatgacgaagtcaATGAAgagtcccactgggcgtgccagaatgtgttgtcgatcgaaacccaccggcgagcagcgacaggcaacacgaggagccgggaggcttccgggacggctggcgggccccggtccctcggtcaacggcccagcgatctggcgcacaccctggcttggggttgctaggcgtgccacctgatcctgtacctgatcaggaaggtgtgattcgtgaaattcctgtgagcacagacacttgtaaaggttagtccgagccgtgatcggctcatcactcctccccggtatcggctataaagagccgattgcagcattaccggatcggatctttgggtcaaatgacatttatatataataataagataaaacttgctttaaagatattaatctaatccaatccacgacagcctagccctcactacacaaccggaacatcctacacgtgattgagcctaacgaatacgcaaagcatcataacaaacaacccgaacagagaccctaagaacaactaaagagccgattcttaAAGAAATCTCTATGCAGATTAAGATCTGATACTAACGTACTGCCGgagctttcaactcgtttgcaaggcctaatcatgcacatattgagctaaatccctaacgAGCAGGAACCGactataacagattagatctattaacataaacaaagcaagatgcGATCATTGCACCTATGATCAGGTACGATGATCGCGgagcacgcaagaacaatgaaacagagcaagatcacgatacaaaaataacattactctatacgCACtacgataactaatgctacccgccatctacaaggcttcagaacgagcaacatataaagcaacaaataagagcaatgcgcccccgatcacgcgaagcgtgatcagggggcaacatggcacttacccgatgaagaaccctggaacaggggaggcgatgcgccgtgagttgttgatgaatgaatctctctttcttgtttattcatggtacatatttatagtccgtagacttgctctccttaactaaccctaattaaacacgacacaaatcctaactgcctaaacctgagtttacacggccttgtgggccccaaacgcccgtacggaacccgatctgcaagcttatcataaccgtttctcaagcccatcttgctccacggcccacttttagcctgtccagaatatggcgataacaatcGTGCTTATTTGTTTTTCGTCAGGTTTATCATCGGTTTCAATCTAGATTTTCTTGAAATTTGGGAGTTTGATCTGTTTGCTTCCGTGCGAAATTAATTTGAGTTGCTCCCATTCACCCCGCTCTGGTCGCATTTTCCGGTCCTACAAATACCCTGGCACCCAGCCAAGTGCCAGCCAACAGAAGATCTCAAATCTTGTACTCAGGCAAACTACTCGCCAAAATATAGTAACTAAATCCTCACAGGCACCTTCCACATCTAAAACTAAGATTACACCATTGGAGAACAAAATTAATGTTTGCTCATATTTATCAACGTGTCTAATCAATTGTTTGAGTTTGTAGACATTCTATATTATAAGGAGGTACATCATGAGAAATACATTTCACTCGAGGTTAAATCAGAGTAGAAGCAATAAATGGCTGTTGCGAGTTCAAGGCATGTATTAGGCTATTGTAAAAGTAGAATATAGAATCCATGAGAAAGAGAGAACATATGAATAGCTCAATCAGAACTTGGCGAAGTCTCCTAGAGTGCATGTTAAACTTGACCGGATGGATTGCTAAACAAATTGCTATTGTTAGGTATGTAATAATATGAACTCTTTAAGACATGTTGTGagcgtgagagagagagagagagtataaATGATGTTTTAGATTCTCCAAGGATGGATGAAATATTTATGTTTTGATTTCTTATTgttctttaattttatattaGAAAATGCATGCGCTATGCTAAACGCAGCACAAGATCTAATCATCCCTAAAGCAATTGTTGTTGCCACAATCACATGAGCACCCTGATTAGAAAGAGGATCCGCGTCTATCAGAATGGATCAACAACTATGAAAAGTTAATTAGCATTGTAATTATGTCATAATTTTTTTAGTATAAATAATTGGCGTATGGGTTAAGTTAATTAGTGGATCATTTTAATTACTAAATTGTTGGTTGCTTGTTTACTGGTTTTTAAATAAATATATCCTTACCTCATGTATATCTTTAGTATAAATATAAAATTATTTTGCTATATTCTATAAATATAAATTCTTATTTATTAGGTTTTTAAATTACGTGGCACGTGCATCTCCActataaaaaagaaaaagaaagggacgAGAAGAGGAGATCACGTCGGCCGGCCAGGGTCGTATACACATCAGCCTTTTTTTCTAGGCCACCGGCTCCAGCCACCGCTTTCCTTTCCGAATTGTGAACTGTCTGTGTCAGCTTCACCGGCCCGGCTCGCCGCTCGCGGTGGACACACGTAAACTAGCACAGCAGCTACGGCTTGTGGAGGATGCCCTTGGCGTACACGGCGGCCTCCACGACGGACGTGATCTCGTCGGCGACCTCCGTCACGTTGCACTGGTTTCCCTCGaacgtcgccgccgccgacagcctcgccgccgccacgcaGTCCAGCAGGCTCTGGTTGCACCACGTGTTCAGGTAGTCGTCTGCGCCGTTACTCCAAGCCAAGAACACACACGAGCAGGACGAAAACCAAATTAAGAAGAAGAGATTTACGTGGTACAAAATCTGATGCCGAAAGTAATAATGTTAATCTGTTGTAAATAAAAAAGAAGAGATTTACTGTCGGTGGCCTGGACGCATGCGTCGTGGACCGCGCAGCAGGCGTCGAGGGCGTCGCAGGGGGCCTCGCCGGGGCACCCCGTGTAGGACACGCCGCAGTACTTGCCGTAGCGCATCAGCGGCGCCGCTGCCAGCAGAAACCCAACCAAATCAGTTCCACGCGAAGTTCAGACCTCGCTCGTCGATCAGAGAT
Above is a genomic segment from Panicum hallii strain FIL2 chromosome 8, PHallii_v3.1, whole genome shotgun sequence containing:
- the LOC112902996 gene encoding probable phospholipase A2 homolog 2 — translated: MEFSSSELAGRGSLRQRRSDRRRLLPPRLLLLLLAVAGHSPAAASIFGGDAASECSRTCESEHCAAAPLMRYGKYCGVSYTGCPGEAPCDALDACCAVHDACVQATDNDYLNTWCNQSLLDCVAAARLSAAATFEGNQCNVTEVADEITSVVEAAVYAKGILHKP